TCTTTCTTGAGATGCTGTTTTCACGCATCCTGTATTTTGCCAATGTTTTTTTTAGAGGATAACCTTTCGGGATTTCTTTCAATAAATTAAGCCACATTACATGATCTTCTCGTTTGCTTTTCACCGGGAAGTAAAATTTCCCGACTCTTTTGCTGTCGTAAATGGTAGAAACAGGAGCAAGTCTACAGGTTTTAAGCAAATTAGAAAACGTTACTATTTTATCGGCTTCAAAATCTTTCAAAATCGGCTTCATTGTGTGTTCGTCGCATCTTGAATAGTTGCAGTATGCCAATTCTGCATTGTTTTTGTGCATGAAGTCTGTCATTTCTTCAATATATTCAGGATACCAAAGGTCATCGGAGTCTAAGAATGAAATATATCTTCCTTGAGCTCTCTCAAGACTTTTGTTCCGTGCGTTTCCTGCGCCTCCGTTCTGTTCTAGAATATGTAGCTTGATCCTTGGGTCATTATATTTTTTAATAATTTCAATAGTATTGTCTTTAGATTGGTCATCAGAAATAAGCCACTCCCAGTTTTCATAGGTTTGGCTAAGCACGGATTGTATGGTTTCCTCGATGAATTCGGCGGAATTGTAACATGGTGTAATGATGGAAACTAAGTCTTTCATTTGTGCTATAAACTAGTATTAAAATTATAAAAATCTTTTTTCATAAAAGTGCCATGAACTTATACCGACTGCGATTACAATCAACATACATATTACAGCCATCAGAAAAGGATTGTAAGCTTCAAAAAAACCTAATGTCGTAAACGTTCTAATGATTGGAAAGTGGAAGATGTATATTCCATAAGTGAAATCGCCATATTTTCCAAAGTTATTCAAAAATTTAAATGAATATGCTATATAAAGTACAATAATGCCAATCATCATTGGAGATAATAATTGTATATTGATGAATAAATCAATCCAAACAGTACAAATGGCAATAATGAAAAGTGAATTTTTATGTTTAATAAATTTTTCAAAATTAAAGTAGATTAACATTCCCGGAATAAAATAAGATAATGTTCCAGGAAGTTGCTTTGCCATTGAAATTTTACCTAGTGATTCAAAATAATTAAGGTAAATCAAAGACAAGAAATAGATAATAATTAAACTGATATTTCTGTATTTATTGTTCTTTCCGAAAAAGAAAAACAATAATGGGACACAAAAATAATAGCACATCTCAATTTTAAGTGTCCAGAGTGCGCCATTCACCGCCTGATTTCCGAAAACTCCAGGAAGCCAAGGTGCTTTGAAATTTAAAAATAAGGAATTCCAGAAAAGGTATTTATAGACCTGTGTGTTGGCAAAATAATCTGATAGAGGGTAAGTGCTTACTAAACTCAATAATATAGCACACAAGAAAATCACCAATAAATAAGCAGGAACAATCCTTTTTATTCTTTTCTTTAAATAACTTTTCAGGCTTGAAGATCTTTCATAACTTCTTGCAATCAAAAACCCACTTACAACAAAAAAACCGAAAACTGCAATTTCGACAGGACTGTATTGAAGGAATTTAAGTTCCGCAGAAGCACTTAGTGCTCCTAAATGTCCTAAGAAAACAATAAAAGCCATTAGAACGCGGAGAAAGTCAAAATTATTTTTCGTGATGTCTTGCATTTGTCGTGTTTTGTGCAAAAATAGTTCTTTTTACAGAATACGATCTATGTGCATCTTGAATATTTGTTAAATCAACGTTATTTAAAGCATTTGTGAATATAAAAATATACGAGATAATAATTTTTTATAATATTTCTTCAAAAAATATGTTTAATAATGTAAATAAATCATAATTTTAACGCTTGAAAAATTTGATCTATGAAGAAATTAGCATTATTTGCAGGATTATCATTATTAGCTTTTACAGGATGTAACGACGACGACGCGCCAGAACAGATATTTCCTCTTGTTGGAACATGGTCTCCTACCCAAGAAGTGAGAACACAGGTTCCAGCTGATGGAGTTGGGTTTTCTGACCAAATAGCTTATTCAGACTGTCAGAAAGAATCTAGATGGGTTTTTAATGAAAATTCTTCTGGTAAAAGAACCAATAGAGATATGGCAGGTACGGTAACTCCGACCTGTAGCACAATTTCTGAGCGTAACTTCACTTATGTGTACAATTCTTCTGAGAAAAACTTCGAAATCAAATATCAGGGAACTGTAGTTTCAGATAAAGGTAAAGTGACTTTGCTTAATGCTGAAACTTTAAATCTGAAAATTGAAGATACTACAGACCCAACAATTTACAAGTCTACAACGTATACTTTCAAAAGAATTCCGCAATAATCAGTATTTCATATTACTATATAATCTCATCTTTAGGTGAGATTTTTTTTGTTTGTAAGGATTACATTGTAATTAATTCAAAATTAAATTTACATTTATTTTATAATCATTATTTTTGTGAAACTAGATTGAGAATTGATAGTGAAATTAATTCTAATATCTAAAGTCTAACATCTAACATCTATAATAAAAAGTGTTTTACGATCATCAGCAGATAGAAAAAAAGTGGCAGAAATACTGGGAAGACAATCAAACGTACAAGACTTCCAATAATACAGACAAACCGAAATTTTATGTTCTTGATATGTTTCCATATCCATCAGGAGCGGGGCTTCATGTAGGTCATCCGCTTGGATATATTGCGTCGGATATTTATGCGAGATATAAAAGACATCAGGGTTTTAATGTTCTCCACCCGGTTGGTTACGATAGTTTTGGGCTTCCTGCTGAACAGTATGCAATACAAACGGGAACGCATCCTGCAATTACAACTGAGCAAAACATTACAAGATACGAAGAGCAATTAAGAAAAATTGGTTTCTCTTTTGACTGGAGTAGGGAAGTGAGAACCTCCGACGCTTCTTATTATAAATGGACGCAATGGATTTTTATTGAATTGTTCCATTCTTGGTATAATAAAGATACAGACAAGGCAGAATCTATCGATACTTTGATCAAGCATTTTGAAGAAAAAGGAACGGAAGGTTTAAATGCCAATCAAAACGACGAATTAAATTTCACTTCAGAAGAATGGAAAAATGCTTCTGAAATTGATAAAGAAGATATTTTATTAAACTATCGTTTAGCTTACAGAGCAGAAACGACGGTAAACTGGTGTCCCGCTTTAGGAACTGTTTTGGCAAATGACGAAATAAAAGACGGCAAATCTGAAAGAGGAGGCTTCCCTGTTTTCCAAAAGAAAATGATGCAGTGGAGCATGAGAATTTCTGCTTATTCTGAAAGATTATTACAAGGTCTAAAAACTTTAGACTGGCCACAACCTTTGAAAGATGCTCAAGAATACTGGATTGGAAAATCTCAGGGAGCACAGGTTCAATTTAGTGTTGATGGTCACGACGAAATCGTTGAGGTTTTCACAACAAGACCCGACACTATTTTCGGTGCGACTTTTATGGTATTGGCTCCAGAAAATCCTTTAGTGGAAACAATTACTACAGCCGAACAAAAAGCTGAAATAGATACTTATATTGAAGAAACTTCTAAGAAAACCGAGAGAGACAGAATGTCTGACGTGAAAAACGTTTCGGGTGCTTTCACGGGAAGTTATGCAATCAATCCGTTCAGTGGAGAAAAAATGCCGATCTATATTTCAGATTATGTATTGATGGGGTACGGAACGGGAGCTGTAATGGCTGTTCCTGCGCACGACGAACGCGACCATAGATTTGCGAAGAAATTTAATCTTGAAATTAAAAAAGTTGTAGAAACAGAAGGAGACGTTCAGGAAAAGTCTTTTGATTCTAAAACCAGCGTTTGCGTAAATTCTGATTTCTTAAACGGATTAAATTACGATGAAGCAAAAGCATTAATGATTGATGCGATTGAAAAGAAAGGAATTGGCCACGGAACGACGAATTACAGACAGCGTGATGCGATTTTCTCAAGACAAAGATATTGGGGAGAACCGGTTCCTATATATTATAAGGATGGAATGCCTTACACGTTGCCAACTTCTGTATTGCCTTTGGAGCTTCCTGAAGTTGAAAAATATTTACCAACAGAAGATGGAGATCCGCCACTAGGAAATTCTAAAACTTTTGCCTGGGATGAAGCGAATCGGAAAATTGTTGATACTAATTCAATTGATGATCAAACTGTTTTCCCATTAGAGTTATCCACAATGCCGGGCTGGGCAGGAAGCTCTTGGTATTTCTTGAGATATATGGATCCTAAAAATGATGAGGTTTTCACAAATAAAGAACTTTCAGATTATTGGGGGCAGGTAGATTTATATATTGGAGGTAGCGAACACGCAACCGGTCACTTATTGTATTCTCGTTTCTGGAATATGTTCTTAAAAGACAGAGGATATATTAAGAATGATGAGCCTTTCCAAAAGTTGATCAATCAGGGGATGATTTTGGGGATGAGTGCTTTTGTGTATAGAATTGATGGTACTAATCAATATGTATCTAAAAACTTAGTAAAAGATTATAAAACTCAGGAAATCCATGTTGATGTATCTTTATTAAAAGGAACAACTGATGAATTGGAAACTGAAGCCTTCAAAGCCTGGAGACCAGATTATGCAGATGCAGAATTTATTTTAGAAGACGGAAAATACATCACAGGTCGTGAAGTAGAAAAAATGTCTAAGTCAAAATATAATGTTGTAAATCCTGATGATATCTGTAATGAATACGGAGCAGATGGTTTAAGATTGTATGAAATGTTCTTAGGACCGTTAGAACAATCTAAGCCGTGGAACACTCAAGGTTTAAGCGGAGTTTATGGTTTTTTGAAAAAATTCTGGAACTTATATTTTAATGGTGAGGTTTTTGAAGTATCAGACGAAGAGCCTACGAAAGCAGAATATAAAGTTTTGCATACCTTAATAAAGAAGGTGGTTTACGATATCGAAAACTTCTCTTTCAACACGTCTGTATCTTCATTTATGATTGCTGTCAACGAATTGCAGAAATTAAAATGTAACAAACGCAATATTTTAGAACCTTTAGCCGTTATCATCTCTCCGTATGCACCACATATTTGTGAAGAATTGTGGAGTTTATTAGGAAATAAAGAATCTATTGAGTTTGAAAGGTTTCCGATTTTGGATGAAAATTATTTGATTGAAGACGAAATTGAGTATCCTGTAAGTGTAAATGGTAAGATGAAATTTAAAATTGCTCTTCCTGCAACATTATCTGCTAAAGAGGTTGAAGATTTAGTGCTTCAAAATGAGAAAATGGGAATACTTTTGGAAGGTAAAACCCCTAAAAAAATCATCGTTGTACCAAAAAAAATCGTTAATATCGTAATTTAAAAGAAATTTAACATTGCTAAAATCAAAAAATTAGAGGTTTTAAATTTTTGATTTTCTAACGTATTTTATAAAATTAATAAATATTAATAAAATATTTAAATATAATTACGATATCGGAATCTTATCAAATTATCATTATGAAAAAAAGGCAAAATGTTATTTGATACTATTGGATTTTAATTAATTTTGCCTTTATTTTACAACTTTAAAATTTTAAAACAATATAATTTAGTTAAATATGGAAATGAATGTTTCAAAAAATGATGAGCAAGTAGTTGCTAGAAAAGCAGGAGGTCTTAATCCAGCTGTAATTATTCCTATTCTATTGGTTATAGGAATTTGTATTTGGTTATTCGTATTGGGTAGCCCGGGTAACTTTAAAGCTGATCCAAGATTGGCAGGTGCATCAGTAGCGTTTTCTGATGTTGAAGGTAAAGAGATGCATCCTGAAGGATTTTTAGGTATGATCTACATGGGAGGTATTATTGTACCATTGTTGGTAACATTCATGATTACTGTAATTGTTTTCTCATTTGAAAGATATTTTGTTTTAAACAAAGCTTCAGGTGCAGGTAATGTAGATAACTTCGTAGTAAAAGTAAGAAGTTTATTAAATAGCAATAAAGTTGACGAAGCTTTAGAAGAGTGCGACAGACAGCAAGGTTCTGTAGGGAACGTTGTGAAAGAAGGTCTTACTACTTACAAAGCTTTAGCTCACGATACTACTCTTAATAAAGAGCAGAAAATGGTTGCTCTTAACAAAGCAATCGAAGAGGCTACAACTCTTGAGATGCCAATGTTAGAGAAAAACATGATGATTCTTTCTACTTTAGGTACTGTTGCAACATTAGTAGCACTATTGGGAACAGTAATCGGGATGATTAGAGCATTCTTCGCTTTAGGAGCTGGAGGTGGTACTCCGGATGCAGCTGCATTATCAATCGGTATCTCTGAAGCATTGATCAACACGGCATTAGGTATTGGTACTTCTGCAGTAGCGATTATCCTTTACAACTTCTTTACTTCTAAAATTGACGGATTGACTTATAAGATCGATGAGATCGCTATGAGCATTCAGCAGTCTTTTGCAGAATTTCACTAAGAAATAAGTGAACCTGTGTTTTTACACAAAAAAAGAAGTTTTAATAATTAGATAATAAATAATGGCGAGAATAAAACCAAAAAGACATGGTGTAGTTACGGATATGACCGCAATGTGCGACGTTACGTTCCTACTACTTACGTTCTTTATTATGACCACTCAGTTCAAAAAGCCTGATGTGGAGCAGATCAAACCGCCATCTTCAATCTCAGAGAAGTTACTTCCTGATGCAAGTTTAATGACTATTAATGCTACTCCGGATGGAAAATTTTATTTCCAGCCTGTAGAAAATGCAACAGAAAGATTACAGCTTTTAAAGAAAATGGGTGAAAAGTACAATGTTACTTTTGATGATAAACAAAAAGCTTCATTCCAAAAAGTACAGTCTATTGGTGTTCCTATGAACCAATTGAGAAGCTATTTGGATTTGCCTGAAGATGAGCAGAAAAGTTATAAGAGCCCTACTGGGGTTCCTATGGATAGTACAAATAAGCAGTTAACAGACTGGGTACAACAAAGTTTAAGCGTAAATCCTGAATACAAACTTGCTATTAAAGGTGACGTTACAACAAAGTATCCTAAAGTTAAAGCTTTATTTGAGGGGTTAAGAGATATTAAATTTCTAAACTTTTGGTTGATTACGTCTCAAGAAGGTAAACCTAACGAATAATTAAGAAGAAGAAATGGCACAAGTACAAGTACAGGATAAGAGCGCCAAAGGTGGTAAAGTTCGATCCAAGAAAAACAACCCTGCCGTCGATATGACGCCAATGGTTGACCTTAATTTCTTACTATTGATGTTCTTTATGTTTACATCAACATTTAGTAAACCAAATGTGATGGATTTGGGGCTTCCGGCAAAACCGGATCCTAATGCACCAAAGCCACCTCCAACGGAAATTGACCTTTCAAATTCAATTACTTTATTATTAGGAAAAGACAACAGAGTATTTTGGCATCAGCAAGACCAAGCAGGTCTTAATGACCAAACTATGACTGAAACTAGCTTAGATAGAGAAGGGATTAGAGAGATTATTAAGCAAGCAAAAGCAAGGGCTAAAAAGAAAGATCTGTTTACAGTGATTATTAAGCCAACTGATGATGCAGTATATAAGAACTTTGTAGATATTCTTGACGAAATGGCGATTACAAAAAGCGAAAGATATGGGGTTACCGATCTTAAGCCTTACGAAAAAGCTGTTTACGATAAGAAGGTTGGTAACTAATTTGTTACAACAAAGTATATAACACTTAAATTTGCAATACAATGGCAGATGAAAATATTTACGGTCAAAATCTTACTTTAGACGAGATTGTATTTGAAAATAGAAATAAAGAATATGGTGCTTACGATCTTAGACATCAGTATCCTAGATTACTGACAAAGTCTTTCATCATCGGTACAGGATTATTCTTGGTGACTGCTTTATCTCCTTTCATTTATATGACTATTAAAAGTATGAATGAAAAGGATGCTTTAGAGGTAAAATCTGATTTGGTTGAAATTATCGAAGAAGATCCTATCATAGAGCAACCTAAAGAAGAAGAACCACCACCACCACCACCAAAAGTGGAAGAGGAGAAAATTGAAATTATCCAAAACGTAGTTCCGGAACCGGTGAAAGCTCCTAAAATTGAGACACCACCACCACCAATTTCTAAGCAATTAGAAACTACTACTGGTTTGGTTAATCAAGAAGGGGTAAAAGCTCCTGCTTATACACCACCACCACCGCCACCATCTACAGGTACTAAATCTTCAACAGCTGAAGTTAAGCCTCAAGTGAGTGAAAGCCAGATTTATAGCGAGGTTGAGCAAACTGCAGAATTCCCTGGAGGAATTAATGCCTTCAGAAAAAAAGTTTCTGAAAACTTTGACTCTTCAGCAATTGAAGGCGCAGACGGAGTGGTAAAAGGAGAGGTGACATTTGTAGTTGAGAGAGACGGAAGTATTACTGATATCAAAGTAAATGGTAAAAATTCAGATTTTAATTCTGAAGCAGTAAGAACCGTAAAATCTATTAAAAACAAATGGGCTCCTGCAAAAATTAATGGTCAAACTGTACGTTACAGATACAGACTTCCATTAGCAATGCAACCGCCAGAATAAGTTATTAGTTTATTTTAAATAATAATTAAAAAAGAGAAGCTTATGCTTCTCTTTTTATTTTTTTTAATATTTTTGTTGTATGATGTTCAATTGGTTATCCTTGGTCGCAGGAATTTGTTACGTAGTCTTAGGTATCGTAATGATGGTTTACAAATTTCTCGAGCCTATATACGCATACTCTCTGGGAGCGGTATTAATACTTTATGGAATCTTCAGGATTTGGAGAGCAGTATCAAAATTCAGAAATACAGACGAAGATGAAGTTTAGTGCTATTTTTTCAATGATTTTCTTCACAGGTTTGTTGATAAACTGTTCAAAAAAAGAAGAAAGCACTGTTTCGTATAACAAAGGCGAAATGACAATTTTAACGGATGAATCTTTTAAAAGTGTTACAGAAGCTTTGGCAGAAGGCTATATGATTAGCTATCCAGATACTAAAATAAAAGTGGTTACACAAAAAGAAGATCTGGGGTTTCTTGATTTGCTGAATAATAAAGCAAGAATTGCGGTGATGTCTAAGGCATTATCTCCTGAAGAGATTAAAGCCTACGAAGATAAAGTTGATATGAAAATCGAGCCTGCAAACTTTGCTGCAGATGCTGTCGTATTTTTTGTACCGAAAAATTCTGAAAAGTCAAGTATTACAATGGAAGAAATTACTTCTGGTTTACAGTCGGATGATAAGAATTTTGTATTTGACGGAACAAATTCAAGTAACCTAAACTTTGTAGCTCAAAAATTGAAGAAACTTCCTAAAGATTTGAAATTTTCAATTATTCCAGGGAGTGTAAATGTTATCGAAGAATTAAATAAATATCCGAATAAAATAGGTGTAATCGGCTTAAATACAATCAGCAGACCTTATGATAAAGAAGCTGAAAAATTAAGAGGAATGATAAAAATTCTTCCTGTTGTAAGTGCAGGTCAATCTTATTCTCCAGATTTTAGCGGTCTTCGCGAGATGAAATATCCCTTCACAAGAGTATTATATTTTCTTACGAATGAGGGTGGGTTTAATATTGCAAATGGGTTTATAAGATATTCTTGTACTCATTTGGGGCAAAAAATCGTTCAGAAGGAAGGTTTACAGCCCTATAATATTTATCCGAGACAAGTACAGATGCGTTAAAAAATATTAAAAAATACCTCGTTTCAAACCGATTTTATTATATTGGTCTGAAAATTGTGTATTTGTAATTCGGTTTTTAAGAATACAAATTTAAAAATAATAATGAAAGATATAATGATTATGAATGTAAAGAAGATTGCTTTAGGAGCATCAGTGGTATTTTTTACCAATTTTGCCTTTGCACAGACATTGCAGGATGGTATTAACAGCATGGATAGCGATAAGTTTGCTGCTGCGAAAACCAATTTCACGTCTATGATTGCAAAAGAACCTACAGCAGAAAATTATTTCTACCTAGGAAATACTTTTTTAAGACAGGGTGAACCAGATTTCGCTCAGGCTACAGAGAACTTTAATAAAGGTTTAGCTGCAGATAAAAAAAGCTATTTAAATCAAATTGGTTTAGCTACGGTTAAACTTGGTAAAGGTGATAAATCAGCTATTGCTGATATCCAGAAAATAGTTTCAGATTCTAGAGAAAAAGATGCTGCGGTATTGTTTAGAGCTGCAGAAGCATTGACTTTATTTGAAAAAAATAACTCTCCAGATTTAGCAGTTCAATTTTTGAATAAAGCTATTGAAAGAGCTTCTAGAAAAGAAGTTCCTGCGTATTATTACTATACTTTAGGAGATGCATACAGACTGAAAAAAATTCCTGGAGATGCAATGACTGCCTATGACAACGCGTTGCCATTAGCAAAAAATAAAGCTTCAGTGTATACAAGAATTGGAACTTTATGGATGGCGGCTCAACAGTGGCAACAAGCAAAAACCAGTATTGAGAAAGCAATTTCAACAGATCCTACATATGCGCCTGCTTACAAAGCTTTAGCGGCTTACAACATCAAATATCAGGAGAATGCAAAAGCTACTCAGGATTTGATTAATTATACAAAATATGCAGATGAGGATCCTTATACTCAATTAGAAATTGCAAAATTGTATTTCACTAATGAAGATTATGCGAATTCAAAAGCAATTTTAGATAAAATCTTTGATAAAATTGACGATCCTATTAAATTCAAGTTGAGAGCTTATGTAAACTATGCAGATGGTCAATATGCTGAAGCAAAACAAAATATGGATTCTTTCGTATCTAAAGCTGAAAAATCAAGAGTTCAGCCTGCAGATCAAGGTTTGATGGGGTTAATCGCTGCTGGTTTGGCTAAAACTGAAACGGATGCTGCTAAAAAATCAGCTTTACAGGCAGAAGCACAGCAAAAAATCGGTTTAGCTAAAGCTGCTAAAGATGAAACGTTGAAATGGGATATGGAATTGGCTAAAATCAATGGTGGAGGAGCTTCTCAGGCTGCTGTAAATGCTGGACCAACTTCTCCTGAAATTGAATCTTTCAAAAAATTAGTTGCTGCAAACCCACAAGACTCTGATGCATTATACAAATTAGCAAATGCTTATCAGGATGCTAAAAACTGGAACGGAGCTGTGGTAACATGGCAGAAAATGAGCACATTGCTTCCAGATTGGGCACCCGCATATTATAGTCAGGGTTATGCTTATCAGCAAGCAGGAAATAATGATGCAGCAAAAATTTCTTACGAGAAGTTTATTTCGACTGTAAAACCTGCAGAAGTAGAAGCTAACAAGCAAACTCTTGCTTACGCATATTTTGCGGTAGCATATCTTGAAAAAGATAAAGATCTTGCTAAAGCAAAAGATTATGTTGCAAAATCTGTACAGCTAGATCCTACTTATCAGGATGCTGTAAAACTAAATGCAGAAATCAATAAGTAATTTAAAATTTAAATTATTCATATAAAAACTTCCCATTCGTAATGTTTGGGAAGTTTTTGTTTAAACCTTATCTTTGAATTGATGAAGTCGAAACTTTGAAAGCGATAGCATCATTTAAATTATTATCAAAAATATGAAAACAGATATACTTGCTTTTGGAGCTCATCCGGATGATGTGGAATTAGGATGTGGCGGAACAATAGCTAAATTAATTTCGGAAGGAAAAACCTGCGTTATTGTTGATTTAACAAAAGGAGAGCTTGGAACAAGAGGAACCGATCAGACACGAAAAGAAGAAGCAACTGAAGCTGCCAAAATTTTGGGAGTAGCTGCAAGAGAAAATTTAGGATTAAAAGATGGTTTTCTTGTCAATTCTGAAGAATATCAAATGGAGATTGTAAAAATGATTCGTAAATATAGGCCAGAAATCGTTTTAGCCAATGCAATTGATGATAGACATCCAGATCACGCAAAAGCAGCGAAATTAGTGTCGGATGCGTGCTTTTTGGCCGGATTAAGAAAAATTGAAACTGTTTTAAACGGTGAAATTCAGGAAGTGTGGAGACCTAAGCAAATTTTCCATTATATTCAGTGGAAACATATTCAGCCGGAATTTGTGATTGATATCTCAGAACATCTCGATAAAAAACTGGAAGCTTGTATGGCATTTAAAACTCAGTTTTATGATCCAACTTCTAAAGAACCAGAAACTCCGATTACATCAAAAGATTTTTATGAAAGCTTAACGTACCGTGCTCAGGATTTGGGAAGACTTTCTGGAGTTACTTATGCTGAGGGATTTACGTCTGAGAAGTTAATTGCTTTGAAAAATTTTGATGGAATTGTTTGGTAATTAAAAATTCTTTCCTATATTTGCACCACCAAAAACGGTGATTGTAGCTCAGTTGGTTAGAGCGCCGGATTGTGGTTCCGGAGGTCGGGGGTTCGAGACCCCTCATTCACCCTAATAAAGTACACTTTTACAGTGTACTTTTTTTGTTTTTACAACTTTGCTCATTTAGATTTCTATATCTTAACAATTCATTTTCCTCAATATGAATAATATTCAATTGATCATTATCCTCGAATCGATAACATTTTTGTCGATTTCAATTTAAATTCTTTTAAAGAAAATATTCCGAATAGATGTGAAATATCATTTTACGGAAAGTGAAAAATTTGTTATATTTATTTCAGATCAAATTTTAATATGAAAATAAATGTTACAGTAAAGCAATTGGGACGGAAACATCCTATTCTTGCTGCAGAGTCGCTTCAAATTGCTTTTGAGGGTGGAGATATAT
Above is a genomic segment from Chryseobacterium mulctrae containing:
- a CDS encoding PstS family phosphate ABC transporter substrate-binding protein; this encodes MESSGFGEQYQNSEIQTKMKFSAIFSMIFFTGLLINCSKKEESTVSYNKGEMTILTDESFKSVTEALAEGYMISYPDTKIKVVTQKEDLGFLDLLNNKARIAVMSKALSPEEIKAYEDKVDMKIEPANFAADAVVFFVPKNSEKSSITMEEITSGLQSDDKNFVFDGTNSSNLNFVAQKLKKLPKDLKFSIIPGSVNVIEELNKYPNKIGVIGLNTISRPYDKEAEKLRGMIKILPVVSAGQSYSPDFSGLREMKYPFTRVLYFLTNEGGFNIANGFIRYSCTHLGQKIVQKEGLQPYNIYPRQVQMR
- the bshB1 gene encoding bacillithiol biosynthesis deacetylase BshB1; this translates as MKTDILAFGAHPDDVELGCGGTIAKLISEGKTCVIVDLTKGELGTRGTDQTRKEEATEAAKILGVAARENLGLKDGFLVNSEEYQMEIVKMIRKYRPEIVLANAIDDRHPDHAKAAKLVSDACFLAGLRKIETVLNGEIQEVWRPKQIFHYIQWKHIQPEFVIDISEHLDKKLEACMAFKTQFYDPTSKEPETPITSKDFYESLTYRAQDLGRLSGVTYAEGFTSEKLIALKNFDGIVW
- a CDS encoding tetratricopeptide repeat protein, which translates into the protein MKDIMIMNVKKIALGASVVFFTNFAFAQTLQDGINSMDSDKFAAAKTNFTSMIAKEPTAENYFYLGNTFLRQGEPDFAQATENFNKGLAADKKSYLNQIGLATVKLGKGDKSAIADIQKIVSDSREKDAAVLFRAAEALTLFEKNNSPDLAVQFLNKAIERASRKEVPAYYYYTLGDAYRLKKIPGDAMTAYDNALPLAKNKASVYTRIGTLWMAAQQWQQAKTSIEKAISTDPTYAPAYKALAAYNIKYQENAKATQDLINYTKYADEDPYTQLEIAKLYFTNEDYANSKAILDKIFDKIDDPIKFKLRAYVNYADGQYAEAKQNMDSFVSKAEKSRVQPADQGLMGLIAAGLAKTETDAAKKSALQAEAQQKIGLAKAAKDETLKWDMELAKINGGGASQAAVNAGPTSPEIESFKKLVAANPQDSDALYKLANAYQDAKNWNGAVVTWQKMSTLLPDWAPAYYSQGYAYQQAGNNDAAKISYEKFISTVKPAEVEANKQTLAYAYFAVAYLEKDKDLAKAKDYVAKSVQLDPTYQDAVKLNAEINK